From Cydia fagiglandana chromosome 24, ilCydFagi1.1, whole genome shotgun sequence, a single genomic window includes:
- the LOC134676464 gene encoding uncharacterized protein K02A2.6-like isoform X1, whose protein sequence is MLSGTFENGRQADIEFIVLDCECSTILSADKSEELGFVKRLYEVTSDRSVKSLLETYSDTFEGLGCLPHKAHLHVDTSVPPKICPVRRIPYALHPKLKTELDRMEELQVIEKVTTPTDWVNAIVPIEKSNGQLRICLDPRPLNKAIQRPHFPYPTLDDLRSKVAGASVFSKLDANSGYWMIQLDEESSRLCTFNTQFGRYKFLRLPYGINSSGEIFHKVMSDLFGDLPGVLIFVDDILVFGSSQKEHNERLENVLKRAREVNLKFNKSKCMFDKSEVTYVGHVFNRNGISADKSKIEAIVEMPRPENIKDLQRFLGMVNYLGSYIPNLANETNLLRSLLKKQNIWQWTDNHEKEFIKLKSLISQSPVLVHYDVNKPVRMSVDSSKDAVGAVIFHGKNPIAYSSKSLTSTQQNYAQIERELYAILFGCKKFHQYIYGKTIQVETDHQPLVTLFKKPLSDVPARLQRMMITLQAYDLKVSYTKGTEMYVSDTLSRAPISSNKNIDKFDAKELESNIVCQVKLLTSNLAISPSKLQKIKDHTKSDLTLLKLQEYYVNGWPNSKTQCDPMTLPYWNIRDEIHAIDDILFKNQSVIIPKSMRSEILNILHEGHMGVEKTKNLARGLVFWPNIYHDTEMKVRQCETCMTFSPNKTKETLLSHDQPCLPWQKLATDLFDYNSKKYLLVVDYYSNYIEIAQLNTDHRSQTVIQHLKSIFSRHGIPLQLVSDGGPPYNSQEFQKFLSDWDIEHIMSSPHFPRSNGLAEVSVKIVKNILRKCQDSGTDFHLGLLQYRTTPRGNLKSPSELLMSRKLRTRLPTHVDSLKPKVITFADHSKNKSEIISKREAYYNRNAIPSQEFQVNDSVFFKKNPNDLSWTKGIILSKTNFPRSYLVKSSEGTIYRRNTQHIKLFKSCLSKSVSRSSDNVMSKSNNVSQSNSHSRNLPTPQSSQSSQAITNKNDQSQSVFHDQGSSQNKICQDGERGDNCLYYYIPDYLVQSQESCQSSPINNLNISHSPNSSDNNESFVSSNSQENVSSPNSSLSVDPICTMSRYNNNSDNVNNVDLPCMPTFNDQEEEPRYSSRGRLLKKTNKLDL, encoded by the coding sequence ATGCTGTCTGGAACTTTTGAAAATGGAAGACAGGCTGACATCGAATTTATAGTGCTAGATTGTGAATGCTCGACTATACTGAGTGCTGATAAATCTGAAGAATTAGGTTTTGTCAAAAGGCTCTACGAGGTGACAAGTGACAGGTCAGTAAAATCACTTTTAGAGACTTATTCAGACACGTTTGAGGGCTTAGGTTGTCTGCCTCACAAGGCTCATTTACATGTTGATACAAGTGTTCCACCTAAGATTTGTCCTGTCCGTAGAATTCCATATGCTTTACATCCAAAACTTAAGACTGAGTTAGATAGAATGGAAGAGTTACAGGTCATAGAAAAAGTTACCACCCCTACAGACTGGGTGAATGCTATTGTTCCTATAGAAAAGTCAAATGGTCAATTACGCATATGTCTAGATCCTAGACCACTAAATAAGGCTATTCAAAGACCTCATTTTCCTTACCCTACATTAGATGATTTACGTTCTAAAGTAGCAGGTGCGTCAGTATTTTCAAAATTAGATGCAAACTCAGGCTATTGGATGATACAGTTAGATGAAGAGAGTAGTCGATTGTGTACTTTCAACACACAGTTTGGTAGATACAAATTTCTTAGACTGCCATATGGTATAAACTCTAGTGGTGAAATATTTCATAAAGTTATGTCAGACTTATTCGGAGACTTACCTGGAGTACTTATTTTTGTCGATGATATTTTAGTATTTGGCTCAAGTCAAAAAGAACATAATGAAAGGTTAGAAAATGTTCTTAAGAGAGCTCGTGAAGTCAATTTAAAGTTTAACAAGTCAAAATGTATGTTTGACAAGTCTGAAGTCACTTATGTAGGTCATGTTTTCAATAGGAATGGTATTTCTGCAGATAAATCAAAAATAGAAGCAATAGTTGAGATGCCAAGACCAGAGAACATTAAAGACTTACAACGCTTTTTAGGAATGGTCAATTATTTAGGCTCATACATACCGAATTTAGCTAATGAAACTAATTTGCTTAGAAGtttacttaaaaaacaaaacatttgGCAATGGACGGATAACCATGAAAAGGAATTCATCAAATTAAAAAGTCTTATTAGTCAATCTCCAGTCCTAGTGCACTATGATGTAAACAAACCAGTTAGAATGTCTGTAGACTCATCTAAAGATGCAGTAGGTGCTGTTATTTTTCATGGAAAAAATCCAATTGCTTATTCATCAAAGTCTCTCACAAGCACACAGCAAAATTATGCTCAAATTGAACGTGAATTGTATGCTATTCTTTTCGGATGTAAAAAGTTTCATCAGTACATATATGGTAAAACCATACAAGTAGAGACAGATCATCAACCATTAGTCACCCTATTTAAAAAACCTCTGTCAGATGTGCCAGCTCGTCTACAGAGAATGATGATTACACTACAAGCTTATGACTTAAAAGTTTCATACACAAAGGGTACAGAAATGTATGTCTCTGACACTTTGTCAAGAGCACCAATTTCATCAAACAAAAATATAGATAAATTTGATGCTAAGGAATTAGAAAGTAACATTGTCTGTCAGGTAAAGTTATTGACATCTAATTTGGCTATTTCTCCAAGTAAATTACAAAAGATTAAAGATCATACAAAGTCGGATTTAACCTTGTTAAAATTACAGGAATATTATGTCAATGGATGGCCAAATAGTAAAACTCAGTGTGACCCAATGACATTACCTTACTGGAATATTCGTGATGAAATTCATGCTATTGatgatattttattcaaaaatcaGTCTGTAATCATTCCAAAGTCAATGCGTTcagaaatattaaatattttacatgAAGGTCATATGGGGGTTGAGAAAACAAAAAACTTAGCTAGAGGTTTAGTTTTTTGGCCTAACATATATCATGACACAGAAATGAAAGTTAGAcagtgtgaaacttgtatgacATTTAGtccaaataaaacaaaagaaactttATTGTCACATGACCAACCTTGCCTACCATGGCAAAAGTTGGCAACAGATTTATTTGACTACAATAGTAAGAAATATCTATTGGTAGTGGACTACTATTCAAATTACATAGAAATTGCACAATTAAACACAGATCATAGAAGTCAAACTGTTATTCAACATTTAAAGTCAATTTTCTCCCGGCATGGAATCCCATTGCAACTGGTCAGCGATGGAGGTCCGCCTTATAATAGTCAGGAATTCCAGAAATTTCTTAGTGATTGGGATATTGAACACATCATGTCTAGTCCGCACTTCCCAAGGTCGAATGGTTTAGCCGAAGTATctgtaaaaatagtaaaaaatatattaaggaAATGTCAAGACTCAGGTACTGATTTCCACCTAGGTTTGTTACAGTATAGGACAACACCTAGAGGTAATTTAAAGTCACCGTCAGAATTGCTCATGTCTAGGAAACTTAGAACTAGATTACCTACACATGTAGACAGTCTAAAGCCTAAAGTCATTACATTCGCAGACCATTCTAAAAATAAGTcagaaataatttcaaaaagaGAGGCATATTACAATAGAAATGCAATTCCTTCACAGGAATTCCAGGTCAATGATTCAGTCTTTTTCAAGAAAAATCCTAATGATTTGTCATGGACAAAAGGGATAATTCTGTCAAAAACTAATTTTCCTAGATCTTATTTAGTCAAAAGTTCAGAAGGAACGATATATAGGAGAAATACTCAACATATTAAGTTGTTTAAGTCATGTCTGTCAAAGTCAGTGTCTAGATCTAGTGATAATGTCATGTCTAAGTCTAACAATGTCAGTCAGTCGAACAGTCATAGTCGGAATCTGCCAACGCCTCAGTCAAGCCAGTCGAGTCAAGCAATCACAAATAAAAATGATCAGTCACAGTCAGTCTTTCATGATCAGGGTTCcagtcaaaataaaatatgtcaaGATGGTGAAAGGGGAGATAACTGTCTATACTATTACATACCTGATTATCTAGTGCAAAGTCAAGAGTCATGTCAGTCTAGtccaataaataatttaaatataagtcATAGTCCAAATTCAAGTGATAACAATGAAAGTTTTGTATCCAGTAACTCGCAGGAAAATGTGTCAAGTCCTAATTCTAGTTTAAGTGTTGACCCTATATGTACAATGTctagatataataataatagtgatAATGTAAACAATGTAGACTTACCATGCATGCCAACATTCAATGATCAGGAGGAGGAACCTCGCTATAGCTCGAGAGGCAGATTGTTAAAGAAAACAAAcaaattagatttataa
- the LOC134676464 gene encoding uncharacterized protein LOC134676464 isoform X2, producing MTETTKNVILANNLKPLVLNLQNGGAKSECANSEVWRKWKQRFEIFSDANDLDKLPEKKKIAILLNAIGDEGLEIFNSFNVDLANETIENLIKKFDSKFNACKNTTVERYNFFTRYQNEETLDQYVTSLNNLAATCDFGTLKESLVKDMFIIGLKNETIKEKLLQNQEIQDVGEAVNIAKTIELSNTRSKKLSERQEPSNLVQAITKHNSRTKFRNSSARTPTKSRYNRQPSQGRSTSSYSREASQSRNSGTCQRCGQVHRHKCPAQGKTCAHCKKLNHFAQYCFLKNKKDNQ from the exons ATGACAGAAACGACAAAAAACGTAATTCTCGCCAACAACCTAAAACCGCTCGTACTGAATCTGCAAAATGGCGGAGCAAAAAGTGAATGTGCAAATTCCGAAGTATGGAGGAAATGGAAGCAACGGTTTGAAATATTTAGTGACGCGAACGATTTAGATAAACTACCGGAAAAGAAAAAGATTGCAATTCTGTTAAATGCCATAGGCGATGAAGGCCTTGAAATATTCAATTCATTCAACGTGGACCTCGCTAACGAAACCATAGAAAATCTTATAAAAAAATTCGATAGCAAGTTCAATGCATGTAAGAATACCACGGTAGaaaggtacaatttttttaccCGTTATCAAAATGAAGAAACACTCGACCAGTACGTCACGTCGCTCAACAATTTAGCTGCCACGTGTGACTTCGGGACCCTAAAAGAATCACTAGTCAAGGATATGTTTATTATAGGGTTAAAAAACGAAACTATCAAAGAAAAGTTGCTACAAAACCAAGAGATTCAAGACGTCGGCGAAGCTGTCAACATCGCCAAAACTATAGAGCTGTCGAACACAAGATCAAAAAAATTGTCAGAACGTCAAGAACCAAGTAACCTAGTCCAAGCCATTACAAAACATAATTCAAGAACAAAATTTAGGAACTCGTCAGCAAGAACACCTACAAAATCGAGGTACAATCGCCAGCCAAGCCAGGGACGCAGCACTTCGTCATATTCAAGGGAAGCCAGTCAGTCAAGAAACAGCGGGACATGTCAGCGATGCGGGCAAGTCCACCGTCACAAATGCCCAGCGCAGGGCAAGACCTGTGCTCACTGCAAGAAGCTGAATCACTTCGCACAGTACtgtttcttaaaaaataaaaaa GACAACCAATAA
- the LOC134676351 gene encoding uncharacterized protein LOC134676351, with protein sequence MTPKRVPYETVICGVEEAITRNKVPSCDAEELRQDVAVILRKAKLPKSNTTAEERSALRDLKENEDILVLKADKGNATVVMDSTDYDSKIRHLLDDSLVYKPVSYNPTARVSRRIRAVIKDNRELFEEDVFDRLYKPKIVLPPKLYGLPKVHKRNVPLRPIVSQISSPTYDLAKHVASVLQPLVGSTSSFVKDSRHFIDILKGITLEPDEVMVSFDVESLFTNVPVKECLEVVRRKLSDEGISESVMVLLRNCLEGSYFLYCGKHYLQIDGVAMGSPVAPVLANIWMEHIEASINLQPWAVKLWKRYVDDVFCIMKGGKQEVEQLIKV encoded by the coding sequence ATGACGCCTAAGAGGGTTCCGTATGAGACTGTGATCTGTGGTGTTGAGGAGGCTATAACGCGTAACAAGGTGCCGTCGTGCGACGCGGAAGAGTTAAGACAGGATGTTGCCGTTATTCTAAGGAAAGCCAAACTTCCAAAGAGTAATACCACTGCGGAGGAGCGATCAGCCCTTAGGGATCTAAAGGAAAATGAGGACATCCTGGTTCTTAAGGCTGACAAGGGAAACGCCACTGTAGTGATGGACTCAACGGATTATGACAGCAAAATACGGCACTTACTGGATGACAGTCTCGTATACAAGCCTGTTTCGTACAACCCTACAGCTAGGGTCTCTCGTCGCATTAGGGCTGTCATCAAAGACAACAGGGAGTTGTTCGAAGAAGACGTGTTCGATCGGTTGTACAAACCCAAGATCGTACTGCCACCTAAACTGTACGGATTGCCAAAAGTACATAAAAGGAATGTGCCTTTGCGGCCTATCGTGAGTCAAATCTCTTCTCCCACTTACGATCTTGCAAAGCATGTTGCGTCGGTGTTGCAGCCGCTTGTGGGTAGTACGTCGTCTTTTGTGAAGGACTCTCGTCACTTTATAGATATTCTCAAGGGAATAACGCTGGAACCAGATGAGGTAATGGTGAGCTTTGACGTTGAGTCGCTCTTCACCAATGTTCCCGTTAAAGAATGTCTAGAAGTAGTCAGAAGGAAACTGAGCGATGAGGGTATATCGGAGTCAGTAATGGTGTTGCTGAGGAACTGCTTGGAAGGAAGCTACTTTTTGTATTGTGGAAAGCATTACCTCCAGATTGATGGGGTAGCCATGGGTAGCCCTGTAGCACCGGTTTTGGCAAATATCTGGATGGAGCATATCGAAGCCAGTATAAACTTGCAGCCTTGGGCGGTGAAGTTGTGGAAGCGCTATGTGGATGATGTTTTCTGTATTATGAAGGGTGGGAAGCAGGAGGTGGAGCAACTTATTAAAGTATAA